In Penaeus chinensis breed Huanghai No. 1 chromosome 19, ASM1920278v2, whole genome shotgun sequence, a single genomic region encodes these proteins:
- the LOC125035169 gene encoding protein TEX261-like, translating to MAAFLYLLSWISTVVHICLGTLALAAALYYLAELVEEYTSTAAKVLRYSIWGTIGLYVLLFLFESLPSTVVFCGLVSQLVHLSILRTFPYFFLTSLPFILGVVMFIVNHYLAFSFFAAYYYPASEVLAYFTLFVWLVPFGFFISLSANENVLPTHAESRPLLSNDDDFVTGYFNKKGKRYGLLSFFNYLKEEFFPQRGKKAF from the exons ATGGCAGCGTTCCTCTATTTACTGTCGTGGATATCGACTGTGGTTCATATATGCTTAGGAACTCTTGCTCTCG CTGCagcactatattatctggcagagTTAGTGGAGGAGTATACAAGTACAGCTGCAAAAGTGTTACGATATTCAATATGG GGAACTATAGGCTTGTACGTGTTACTCTTTCTGTTTGAGAGCTTACCGTCAACTGTGGTCTTCTGTGGTCTCGTCTCCCAGCTGGTACATCTGTCCATTTTAAGAACCTTCCCCTATTTTTTCCTCACATCACTGCCCTTCATTTTAGGTGTTG TAATGTTTATCGTCAATCACTACTTGGCTTTCTCATTCTTCGCAGCATATTATTATCCAGCGTCAGAG GTTTTGGCATacttcacccttttcgtctggttGGTTCCCTTCGGATTCTTCATCTCACTTTCAGCCAATGAAAATGTCTTACCCACACATGCTGAGTCCAGGCCTTTACTATCAA ATGATGATGACTTTGTCACGGGCTACTTcaacaagaagggaaagaggtaCGGCTTGCTTTCCTTCTTCAATTATCTCAAAGAAGAGTTCTTCCCACAGCGAGGAAAGAAAGCCTTCTAG
- the LOC125035044 gene encoding heat shock factor-binding protein 1-like — protein MADHRTDAREESEMAVTVATPDPKNVQELTQYVTVLLQQMQERFQTMSDQIITRIDEMGTRIDDLERNIADLMTQAGPEEPDK, from the exons ATGGCGGACCACAGGACGGACGCGAGGGAGGAATCCGAGATGGCAGTCACGGTGGCCACCCCAGACCCCAAGAACGTTCAGGAACTGACGCAATAT GTCACGGTGCTCCTGCAACAGATGCAAGAGAGATTCCAGACCATGTCGGACCAAATCATTACGAGAA TAGATGAGATGGGGACACGTATTGACGACCTCGAGAGGAACATTGCTGATCTCATGACCCAAGCTGGCCCAGAGGAGCCGGACAAGTGA